The genomic stretch AACACCCCGACGTGCCCCGCCTGCAGGGCCTGGGCAGGGCGCTGATGATCCTGCTCGGCCTGCAGATCTGCCTGGGCCTGGCCGCGCTCTGGGCGACGGGCCTGACCGCGGCCGCCGGCACGCCGGCCCTGGCCGACGTGATCCTGACGACGCTGCACCAGAGCACCGGCGCCGTCATCCTGGCCTGCAGCGTGCTGCTGGCCCTGTGGAACACCCGGCTGCTGCGGGCCGCGGCTTGACCGACGACATCCACGACAAGTACCCACGCTGATCCCGGGAGGACCCGTAACCATGACTGTGAGCGGGAAGATGGCGGCCTGGGCGGCCGCCCTGCGTTACGAAGACATCGCGCCCGAGGCGATCACAGCCGCCAAGCGGTTCCTGTTCGACAGCGTCGGCTGCGCCTACGGCGGCCTGCTGCAGCACGACTGCAAGATCGCCCTGGAGGTGCTCGCCGAGACCGCCGGACCCGGCCCGGCCTCGGTCATCGGCACCGGCAAGCGGATGGACCCGGTGTCCGCGGCGCTGGCCAACGCGCTCTTGATCCGCGTGCTCGACTACAACGACATCTACTGGAAGCAGGACCCGTCGCACCCCAGCGACCTCATCCCGGCGGCGATGAGCGCCGCGGCGCGCGCCGGCGGCACCGGCCGCGACCTGCTGCTGGGC from bacterium encodes the following:
- a CDS encoding MmgE/PrpD family protein, whose protein sequence is MTVSGKMAAWAAALRYEDIAPEAITAAKRFLFDSVGCAYGGLLQHDCKIALEVLAETAGPGPASVIGTGKRMDPVSAALANALLIRVLDYNDIYWKQDPSHPSDLIPAAMSAAARAGGTGRDLLLG